The Actinomycetota bacterium DNA window CGTCGAGCGCTCCCTCGAGCTTCAGGCCCCCTCTTCCCACGAACCGCAGGCCCGGGCCGAGAAGCTCGATCGGCTCGGCGGGGTCCACCTGACGGGAGGGTTTCTCCGCCACGGTGCCGGACACGGTGACGATCCCGGACTCGATCGCCTCCCGCGCCCGCTCACGCGAACCGAAGAGCCCGCGCCGGACGAGCTCGACGTCCAGCCGCCGGCGCGTCAGGACCTCTTCTTCGAGGAGGCCGCGGTCTTCTTGCCCGACCCGGTCTTCTTGCCCGACCCGGCCTTCTTGCTCGATCCCGTCGAGGTCTTCTTCTTCGTCGCGGAGGCCGTCCCGGACGCCTTCGGCTTCGCGGCCGAGGTCGCGCCGGACCCGCCCTCGAGCTCCCGGACCCTCCTCGACAGCCGCTCCACGTCGTCCTGGGAGGCGAGACCGAGCGCCTCGACCTGCGACCTGATCTCCTTGCGGACGAGCCGCACGAGCTCCTGGCGGTTGCGCGTGGACCGGTTCATGAGGTCCTGCGCAGTGCGCTGGATGTCCTTCGCGCGGATCTCGCCGCGCTTCTGCAGCTCGTTGACGAGTTGCTCGGCCCGGTCTCGGGGAAGCTCCGTGATGCCGGCGAGCGAATCGACGTAACGACGAAGGAGATCCAGCATGGCGCACACCTCCGGTTGCTCGGGGATCCGAGGATACTGGCTGCCCACATGACGATGCTCATCCCCGTCCGGGACCACAACCCCGGCCGCCACTTCCCGCTCGTCACGATCGCGCTCGTAGCCGCGAACGTGCTCGCCTTCTTCTACCTGGGGATCAGCGAGGAGGTCGCGTTCCGGTTCGGGGCGGTGCCCTGCGACGTCCTGCAGCGCTGCGACCAGCTCTCACGGCACCTCAACGAGAGCTTCCCGGACCGGACCAGCATCGTGAGCATCTTCACGTCGATGTTCATGCACGGGAACCTGCTGCACCTCGGAGGCAACATGCTGTTCCTCTGGGTGTTCGGCAACAACGTGGAGGACCAGTTCGGGAAGGTCGGGTTCGCCGTCTTCTACGCCGTGACCGGGGTGGCCGCCGCCTTCTCGCACTTCATGCTCGACCCGGCCTCGGAGATCCCGATCATCGGTGCGTCCGGAGCGGTCTCGGGGATCCTGGGCGCCTACTACTACCTCTACCCCCGCGCGCGTGTCACCGCGCTCGTCCCCCTGTTCTTCTTCTTCCCGATCAACGTCTCGGCGAAGTTCGTCCTCGGGCTGTGGTTCCTCCTCCAGCTGTTCGAAGGGGTGATGGGTCTCGGGGCCCTCCAGGAGGGCGGCGTCGCCTTCTGGGCCCACGTCGGTGGGTTCGTGGCCGGGTACGTGATCACCCGGGTCTTCCACCCGGCCCGGGCTCCCCAGGCCGTCCTGAGCCGGTACGCCTAGCCGCCGAACAGCCGCGGCTGCCGGGCCGCGTCGAACCCGATGCGTGCGAGGTAGGGCTCGAGCTCGTCGGGCGCCTGCACCCGGCCCGCCCCCGCGCAGGCTTCGACGAGAAGGCGTCGCAGGACGACCCAGGCCGAGCGGTGGTCGGCGTTCGGCGGGATGGTGAACCCCCGGACGTGGAGGGTCTCCCCGTCGCGCTCCGTCTGGATCGCGGCCGCGCCATCCTCGGAGGAGGACGTACCCCGCGGGAGGTCGCGCAGCAGGTCGGACAGGTCGTCGAGGATCTCGTCGGGCATGTCGGTCAGTTGAGCGAGGTCGGACTCCGCCGTGACCCCGGTGAGCACGAGCGCGCTCGGGAGGCCGGCCGTCCGGGCGCCCGCGATATCCGTGGAGGCGCGGTCGCCGCAGACGAGGGTCCGGGCCGGGTCAGTCCCGGCGCGCTCGAGCGCGAGCTGGAAGAGCTCGGGTCGCGGCTTCCCGACCACCTTCGCCTTCACGCCGGAGGCGGTCTCGATGGCGGCGAGCAGCGCCCCCGTGCCGGGGAGCAGCTCGACCTCGCCCGGGTAGGTCGGGTCGGCGTTGCTCGCGATCAACGGGACGCCCGAGCGGGCGAGGGTAGCCGCTCGCCGGATGTCCTCGAAGGTCCCGCGCGGGTTCCACCCGACCACCACCGCGGCGACGTCGTCGGTCTCGTTGGTGGGGATCAGCCGCTCGTGGGTGATCAGCCTGATCAGCCCCTCGCTGCCGCAGACGTGGACCCGGTCTCCCTCCACCAGCCCCATGCGGCGCAGCTCGGAGATCACCGCATGGCCGGACGTGACGATGTCCTGCGTCTCCGTCGGGACCTTCATGCGGAACAGCTTGATGGCGTACTCGCGGGAGGTGCGGGCCGAGTTGTTCGTTATGAACACGACCCGCTTGCCCTGTTCGCGCAGGGTCCGGATGGTCTCGGCCGCGCGCTGGACCGGGGTCTCCCCCCGCCACACGACCCCGTCGAGGTCGAGCAGGAAGGCGTCGAACGAGTCGGCGGGGATCAACCGGCGCCCCGGTCCCGGCGCTCACGCGCCGCGTCCATCCGGCGCCGGACGTCCGCCCGGTAGTCGCGCCGCAGCTCGTACCGCTCGACGGCCCGGCGGTAGTCGTCGTTGCCCGGACGCATGGCCGCCGCGAGCTTGAGGTGTCCGAGCGCCTCATCGAACCGGCCGAGGCGTCCGAGCGCGAGACCGGCGCCGAAATGCGCGTAATCGTTCACCGGTGACATCTCCAGGAGCTTCTCGAACTGCTCGACGGCGTCCTCGAGGCGCCCCGCGTCGTGGTAGGCGCGAGCCAGGGCCTCGCGGACGCTCCCCTGGTCCGGCTCGTGGGCGAGGGCCCGCTCGAGCACGGTCGCGGCGGCGTGAGCATCCCCCGACCTGAGCAGGGCCAGTCCCTGCTGGTACCACTCGTACACGGGCTCCATGACCCCAAGTGTAGGGCGGCCCCGGGGCCGCGTAGACTGCGTCCCGTGGCGACCGTCCGGCCTTTCCGAGGCATCGTGTTCGACCCCACCAGGGTGTCCGACCTGGGCGAGGTCACCTGTCCGCCCTACGACGTCATCTCTCCGGACGAGCGGACGCAGCTGTACGAGCGCCACCCCTACAACGTCGTGAGGATCATCTCCGGACGCGACGAAGAGGGGGACGGGCCGAGCGAGAACCGCTATACGAGGGCGGCCTCGTTCTTCAGCTCCTGGCTGTGGGAGGGCGTGCTCAGGGAGGACCCCGACCCCGCCCTGTACGTGTACCGGCAGGCCTTCGAGGACCCCTCCGGCGCCTTCCGACGGGTGTGGGGGCTGCTCGCCACCATCTCCCTCGACGACGAGATCCTCGCCCACGAGCACACGATGTCGGGCCCGAAGGCCGACCGCCTGGCGCTGATGGAGGCGGTCCCGGCCAACATCTCGCCGATCTACGCGATCTACGCGCAGGACGGCCCGACCGAGGGGAGCATCTCGCAGCGGCTGCAGGAGTGGGCGGGCCGGCCTCCCGTCGCCGACCTCACGGACTCCGACGGCACCCGTCACACCGTCTGGGCCGCTCACGACCAGGCTTTCCAGGCCGAGGTGGCCGAGGCCCTGGGCCCGTGCCCGCTCATGATCGCCGACGGGCACCACCGCTTCGAGACCGCCAAGAACTACCGCGCCCTGCGGCGGCGCTCCGACGGGCCCGGACCGTGGGACCACGTCATGGCCCTCATCGTCGATGCCGCGTCGCAGCCGGTCTGCATCCTCCCCTACCACCGCATCGTGCGCGCCTCCCCCGTCGGCGAGCCGATGGACGTGCTGCGCGCCGGGTTCGAGGTGTCCGAGCTCGGACCGGCCGACCCCGTCGCGGTCGAGGCCTGGGCGCTCGAGCTGTGGGACGAGCCCCGGAA harbors:
- a CDS encoding tetratricopeptide repeat protein, with the protein product MEPVYEWYQQGLALLRSGDAHAAATVLERALAHEPDQGSVREALARAYHDAGRLEDAVEQFEKLLEMSPVNDYAHFGAGLALGRLGRFDEALGHLKLAAAMRPGNDDYRRAVERYELRRDYRADVRRRMDAARERRDRGAG
- a CDS encoding HAD-IIA family hydrolase translates to MIPADSFDAFLLDLDGVVWRGETPVQRAAETIRTLREQGKRVVFITNNSARTSREYAIKLFRMKVPTETQDIVTSGHAVISELRRMGLVEGDRVHVCGSEGLIRLITHERLIPTNETDDVAAVVVGWNPRGTFEDIRRAATLARSGVPLIASNADPTYPGEVELLPGTGALLAAIETASGVKAKVVGKPRPELFQLALERAGTDPARTLVCGDRASTDIAGARTAGLPSALVLTGVTAESDLAQLTDMPDEILDDLSDLLRDLPRGTSSSEDGAAAIQTERDGETLHVRGFTIPPNADHRSAWVVLRRLLVEACAGAGRVQAPDELEPYLARIGFDAARQPRLFGG
- a CDS encoding rhomboid family intramembrane serine protease — protein: MTMLIPVRDHNPGRHFPLVTIALVAANVLAFFYLGISEEVAFRFGAVPCDVLQRCDQLSRHLNESFPDRTSIVSIFTSMFMHGNLLHLGGNMLFLWVFGNNVEDQFGKVGFAVFYAVTGVAAAFSHFMLDPASEIPIIGASGAVSGILGAYYYLYPRARVTALVPLFFFFPINVSAKFVLGLWFLLQLFEGVMGLGALQEGGVAFWAHVGGFVAGYVITRVFHPARAPQAVLSRYA
- a CDS encoding DUF1015 domain-containing protein, with translation MATVRPFRGIVFDPTRVSDLGEVTCPPYDVISPDERTQLYERHPYNVVRIISGRDEEGDGPSENRYTRAASFFSSWLWEGVLREDPDPALYVYRQAFEDPSGAFRRVWGLLATISLDDEILAHEHTMSGPKADRLALMEAVPANISPIYAIYAQDGPTEGSISQRLQEWAGRPPVADLTDSDGTRHTVWAAHDQAFQAEVAEALGPCPLMIADGHHRFETAKNYRALRRRSDGPGPWDHVMALIVDAASQPVCILPYHRIVRASPVGEPMDVLRAGFEVSELGPADPVAVEAWALELWDEPRKGVFVAVVGDRAYRLAARDAADDEIPAAILKRLALEPLGAVSAEDHLSFTPRATEVTEQVVSGHAVAGFCMQPVGVDAVWRLASTGAQMPEKSTYFFPKPKDGIVMRSLGT